One region of Mucilaginibacter sp. 14171R-50 genomic DNA includes:
- the lpxB gene encoding lipid-A-disaccharide synthase has product MKYYLVAGEASGDLHGANLMKALKELDGQAEFRFFGGDLMQAQGGTLVKHYADMAFMGFVEVILNLNTILKNLKKCKRDIASFHPDVLILIDFPGFNLKIAEFAKANGLLVCYYISPKVWAWNQKRVLKIKKIVDHLFCILPFEVDFYKSWGMDIDYVGNPLLDAVDAFKADANFLTNNNLTGKKVIALLPGSRKQEISRLLPEMLGVTDDFPDHQFVIAGAPSFDLEYYKQYLNDKDIPVIFNATYDVLAIARAAVVASGTATLETALFNVPQVVVYKGNALTIAIGRLLIKIKFISLVNLIMNTAVVKELIQQDCTKEEITRELDKLLNDQNYRKKILDGYNTLHEKMGSPGASEKAAKLIVKYASKQQSPA; this is encoded by the coding sequence ATGAAGTACTACCTGGTAGCAGGCGAAGCATCGGGCGACCTGCACGGGGCCAACCTGATGAAGGCTTTGAAAGAGCTTGACGGGCAGGCCGAGTTTCGTTTTTTTGGCGGCGACCTGATGCAGGCCCAGGGTGGTACGCTGGTTAAACACTACGCCGATATGGCGTTTATGGGTTTCGTAGAAGTTATACTAAACCTGAACACGATTCTTAAAAACCTGAAGAAATGTAAACGGGATATTGCCTCCTTCCACCCCGACGTTTTGATATTGATAGATTTCCCGGGATTTAACTTAAAAATAGCCGAATTTGCTAAAGCTAATGGCTTGTTGGTTTGCTATTATATCTCGCCGAAGGTTTGGGCCTGGAACCAGAAACGGGTACTTAAAATAAAAAAGATAGTAGATCACCTGTTTTGTATCCTGCCTTTCGAGGTTGATTTTTACAAAAGCTGGGGCATGGATATAGATTATGTAGGAAACCCCTTGCTTGATGCTGTAGATGCATTTAAAGCGGATGCTAATTTCCTGACGAATAATAACCTGACCGGAAAAAAAGTCATTGCCTTATTACCCGGTAGCCGTAAGCAGGAAATAAGCAGGTTATTGCCGGAGATGCTGGGTGTTACCGATGACTTTCCAGACCACCAGTTTGTTATAGCGGGGGCGCCATCGTTTGATTTAGAGTATTACAAACAATATCTGAATGATAAGGATATCCCGGTAATATTTAATGCTACTTATGATGTCTTGGCCATTGCCCGGGCGGCGGTTGTAGCGTCGGGTACGGCCACTTTAGAAACTGCTCTTTTTAACGTACCACAGGTGGTTGTTTATAAAGGCAACGCGCTTACCATTGCCATAGGGCGTTTGCTTATCAAAATAAAATTTATATCGCTTGTAAACTTGATAATGAATACCGCGGTGGTTAAGGAACTGATACAACAGGACTGTACAAAGGAGGAAATAACCCGGGAGTTGGATAAGTTACTGAATGATCAAAATTATCGCAAAAAAATACTTGACGGGTATAATACACTTCATGAAAAAATGGGTTCGCCGGGGGCTTCGGAAAAAGCGGCAAAATTGATCGTAAAATATGCCTCAAAACAACAAAGCCCGGCTTAA